The following proteins come from a genomic window of Henningerozyma blattae CBS 6284 chromosome 4, complete genome:
- the SDD4 gene encoding Sdd4p (similar to Saccharomyces cerevisiae YPR022C; ancestral locus Anc_8.130), protein MTTIKENNRFACPHPDCNKSFSRQEHLSRHKLNHWPKKIYKCTYVISRKKNDLDPSNTEPTSGDDDSLNVMICNKTFVRKDLLVRHERRHFRRRKSSTNTNSSTNNTNSPENTGIKSNSNSISPSLRNTNIHHNNYSFIKDNPVDPQGPILSDLNDMFLLNTPFFNLDPLITFRHQNTLNNKINASNTVPVYDENYNNNLPPPLSNRNPSQTQLNGQSTSSPTPFSSNSSNFSQHSNSNSNNNALNSNPTLTSELIDDENSISNQINPSLTNSTNIINLDTSMAADNNNPNQNLLDENDNPYPFAPELSNSKNELTDQILEGSNEGQNNNSNEPKIDPIKLTPNFFHADGPSKYFLSDETKKNLVTLIPDIKSIAISDLRKSVKSYWRNFHPQFSFLHKPSFHIDNAPQILILAMIMTGASFLGPEFRHSVSDTICGPLRWIIFTHQDFQPPSATYIIQSLLLLETYEKFQTNRYLHERSHIHHGTTIQLLRRTPVLNDNPEKFIYTQDIDNNNLQEIFHKWINYEMLKRVALYAFYIDTTHAVIFGYSNLFITYNQIHLSLPCADDIWEDENITYETLITHDVLNESRNENCSYLYSLKKLFVEAIAVYNHPNRPIMHNDWNIKSLFGKKLLLAGIISIMFQCQFDTDMDLFTFVTHSYKDTGYNRNAYQEGDLENMKINSNSGTSGISPSPSSLENMSESSFNEDSARANWKEIISFAINYWFCRIQRSCTTLDDTMFLPSKVPKVSDLSLLKPSIYADGDTNDGSTMEPSYEFQFPDYDNADDTGNVNLLDMDDNSCKLSVYHMSQIILRIFHYDYYIYAGAPWRMSVKLQINEYETIRSRVQSFASNPDAGGVAMIYALNLMFELLLVRDPVTQNFKLREYDINADCCIPRPNSLGNITLLIWSYNFVLYGPEAQIWDNSEVTSTDPNLTTTHSTLATLCSTNNLEKKEAYKPTESVLEYLSRLYPLLKFETTSDTVKFHRDVKLKALALQKIPGKNNMCGLIKYIRDLFLKSYWELGREFGRLLDNCFERSLGRSTITCHTMFETV, encoded by the coding sequence ATGACAACTATTAAGGAGAACAATAGATTTGCATGTCCACACCCAGATTGTAATAAATCCTTTTCGAGGCAAGAACATTTATCAAGACATAAGTTAAATCATTGGCCCaaaaaaatctataaaTGTACTTATGTCATAtcaagaaagaaaaatgatttagatCCATCAAATACTGAACCTACAAGCggtgatgatgattctTTAAACGTTATGATTTGCAATAAAACATTTGTACGAAAAGATTTACTCGTGAGACATGAACGTCGTCATTTTAGGAGACGTAAATCTtctacaaatacaaattcaTCAACCAATAACACAAATAGTCCCGAAAATACTGgaataaaatcaaattcaaatagtaTTAGTCCAAGTTTAcgtaatacaaatattcaTCATAACAATTATTCCTTTATAAAAGATAATCCGGTTGATCCTCAAGGGCCGATCCTTTCagatttaaatgatatgTTTCTATTAAACACCccttttttcaatttagaTCCTCTTATAACTTTTAGACATCAAAAtacattaaataataaaattaatgcCTCAAATACAGTTCCTGTTTACGATGAGAAttacaataataatcttcCTCCGCCATTATCTAATAGAAACCCATCTCAAACCCAATTAAATGGTCAATCGACTTCCTCTCCAACTCCATTTTCctcaaattcttctaacTTTAGTCAgcattcaaattcaaattctaataataatgccTTAAATTCAAACCCAACTTTGACCTCagaattaattgatgatgaaaattcGATATCTAATCAGATAAATCCAAGCCTCACTAATAGTACAAACATTATCAATCTCGATACTAGTATGGCAgctgataataataatccaaatCAGAATTTActtgatgaaaatgataatccATATCCATTTGCACCTGAACTATCAAACTCTAAAAATGAACTAACAGATCAAATTTTAGAGGGCTCTAATGAGGGCCAGAATAACAATAGTAATGAACCAAAAATAGATCCTATTAAATTAACACCAAATTTTTTCCATGCAGATGGTccttcaaaatattttttatctgatgaaaccaaaaaaaatttagtaACATTAATCCCAGATATTAAATCCATAGCAATATCAGATTTGAGAAAATCGGTCAAATCTTATTGGAGAAACTTTCATCCtcaattttcatttttacaCAAACCTTCTTTTCATATAGATAACGCCCCGCAAATTCTTATTTTAGCAATGATTATGACTGGAGCAAGTTTTCTAGGTCCAGAGTTTAGACATTCTGTTTCAGATACCATATGTGGTCCTCTTCGATGGATTATTTTCACCCACCAAGATTTCCAACCTCCATCTGCCACCTATATCATTCAAAGTTTGTTACTATTAGAAACTTACGAGAAATTTCAAACTAATAGATATTTACATGAGAGATCACATATTCACCACGGTACAACCATTCAACTTTTACGTAGAACTCCGGTGCTCAATGATAATCCTGAAAAATTCATCTATACTCaagatattgataataataacctTCAAGAGATTTTCCATAAATGGATCAATTATGAAATGTTAAAAAGAGTTGCATTGTATGCTTTCTACATCGATACTACACATGCAGTAATTTTTGGTTACTCgaatttatttatcacATATAATCAAATTCACTTAAGCCTACCATGTGCAGATGATATATGGGAGgatgaaaatattacttATGAAACTTTAATTACTCATGatgttttaaatgaaagtagaaatgaaaattgctcatatttatattctcttaagaaattatttgtGGAAGCTATAGCAGTATACAACCATCCTAACCGCCCTATAATGCACAATGATTGGAACATCAAAAGTTTATTTGGTAAAAAATTGCTATTAGCGGgtataatttcaataatgtTTCAATGCCAATTCGATACAGATATGgatttatttacatttgTTACACATTCTTATAAGGATACAGGATATAATAGAAATGCTTATCAAGAGGGCGACTTGGAGAATATGAAGATAAATAGCAATTCTGGTACTTCTGGCATTTCACCATCTCCAAGTTCCTTAGAAAATATGTCAGAAAGTAGCTTCAATGAAGATAGTGCAAGAGCAAATTGGAAAGAAATCATATCATTTGCTATTAATTATTGGTTTTGTAGGATCCAAAGAAGTTGTACTACTCTAGATGATACCATGTTCTTACCATCAAAAGTTCCAAAGGTAAGTGATTTGAGTCTTTTAAAACCTTCAATATATGCAGATGGTGATACAAATGACGGTAGTACAATGGAGCCATCCTatgaatttcaatttcctGATTATGATAATGCAGATGATACTGGTAACGTTAATTTATTAGACATGGATGATAATTCTTGCAAATTATCTGTGTATCATATGTCGCAGATTATTCTAAGGATTTTCcattatgattattatatttatgcCGGTGCACCCTGGAGAATGAGCGTTAAGTTACAAATTAATGAGTATGAAACAATAAGAAGCCGTGTACAATCGTTTGCGTCAAATCCAGATGCTGGTGGCGTTGCAATGATATATGCATTAAATCTTATGTTTGAATTGTTACTTGTACGTGACCCGGTAACCCAAAACTTTAAATTAAGGGAATATGATATAAACGCTGATTGTTGCATACCAAGGCCAAATAGCTTAGGGAATATTACTCTTTTGATTTGGTCATACAATTTTGTTCTTTATGGTCCTGAAGCTCAAATCTGGGATAACTCTGAAGTTACATCAACTGATCCAAATTTGACAACGACGCATTCGACACTGGCTACATTATGCAGTACAAATAATctggaaaaaaaagaagcaTATAAACCAACTGAAAGCgtattagaatatttatcaagATTATATCCATtgttaaaatttgaaacaaCTTCTGATACTGTGAAGTTTCATAGAGATGTTAAATTGAAAGCATTAGCCTTACAAAAAATACCtggtaaaaataatatgtgTGGCTTAATTAAATACATTCGTGACCTGTTTTTGAAATCCTACTGGGAATTAGGCAGGGAATTTGGTAGACTACTGGATAATTGCTTTGAACGAAGTTTAGGTAGGTCTACTATAACTTGTCATACTATGTTCGAAACAGTTTAA